GTATTTTCTTCGTGGGAATAAGTAAAGCAGCCTAAACGCTCAAAACGCATCTCCTCTACCCAATCTCTCATTTCCTCAAACTGCTCCTGGGTTTCTCCCGGATAACCTACAATAAGTGTGGTTCTAATGGCCATTTCAGGAACATATTTCCTGAAATCTTTTAGCAGTTTTGTAGTTTTTTCACTCGTAGTTCCGCGGCGCATAGATTTCAACAACTCAGTATTGATATGTTGCAACGGGATATCTATATAATTACAGATCTTTGGCTCACGCTTCATCACATCCAGCACATCCATTGGGAAACCGGTAGGAAATGCGTAATGTAAACGAATCCACTCAATGCCTTCAACCTTAGCAAGATTTTCAAGTAATTCGGCTAAATTTCTTTTCTTATAAAGATCAAGTCCGTAATAGGTTAGATCCTGTGCGATAAGAATTAATTCTTTTACGCCATTCGCGGCAAGATTTTTAGCTTCTGTAACCAAATCCTCGATTGGTGTCGATTTATGGCCACCACGCATTAGCGGAATAGCACAAAAAGAACAGGGCCTGTCACAACCCTCGGCAATTTTAAGGTAAGCGTAATTCTTTGGTGTGGTTGTTAGACGCTCACCAAGCAATTCGTGCTTATAATCGGCTTCTAGCGCTTTTAATAAACCCGGAAGTTCTGTAGTTCCAAAATACTGGTCTACATCAGGGATTTCTTTTTGAAGATCTGGTTTATAACGCTCGCTTAAACACCCGGTTACAAAAACTTTATCTACTTCTCCCTGTTGTTTCTGTTCTACAAACTCCAGGATGGTATTCACCGATTCTTCTTTGGCGTTGTCTATAAATCCGCAGGTATTAATTACCACAATATTGCCGTCCTGCTCGTGCACCACGTCTTTATTGTTGCCCTTAAGCTGTCCCATCAAAACCTCACTATCATACACATTCTTGCTGCAACCAAGGGTTACTACATTAATACGGTTCTTCTTTATCGACTTTGTCCTCATAATAATATTGTTTTCTAAAAGCTGCTCTAAAAACTTTTCTTTGTCAAGCTGTCCTGAAGCTTTGGGACGGAATGACGTTTTAAAAACTTTTTACAGTCTCTCAAAAGCGGGTGCAAAGATACAATCTATAATTTGAATTACAGCAGGTTAATACTTAAAGGAATAGCATAGAATATATTTCTCTTTGTTCTTTTTTGCATTGCCCAAAAAAGAACCAAAAAACGCTAGGCTTACTTTTCTCTCCTTGAAAACACTACGCTGATTGCCTATCTTGCGCATTGCAACCGCTGCGCTAGGCAATGCTCCTCTGCCCGCCGCTGACAATCAGCCCGGTT
The sequence above is drawn from the Salegentibacter mishustinae genome and encodes:
- the rimO gene encoding 30S ribosomal protein S12 methylthiotransferase RimO encodes the protein MRTKSIKKNRINVVTLGCSKNVYDSEVLMGQLKGNNKDVVHEQDGNIVVINTCGFIDNAKEESVNTILEFVEQKQQGEVDKVFVTGCLSERYKPDLQKEIPDVDQYFGTTELPGLLKALEADYKHELLGERLTTTPKNYAYLKIAEGCDRPCSFCAIPLMRGGHKSTPIEDLVTEAKNLAANGVKELILIAQDLTYYGLDLYKKRNLAELLENLAKVEGIEWIRLHYAFPTGFPMDVLDVMKREPKICNYIDIPLQHINTELLKSMRRGTTSEKTTKLLKDFRKYVPEMAIRTTLIVGYPGETQEQFEEMRDWVEEMRFERLGCFTYSHEENTHAYNLEDDVPQEVKQDRANQIMEIQSQISWELNQQKIGQIFKVVIDRKEGNYFVGRTEFDSPDVDNEVLIDASSIYLKTGEFYEVKVTDAADFDLYAEPIHEAPKPVRKELKVKTV